In a single window of the Prosthecobacter sp. SYSU 5D2 genome:
- the vccD gene encoding Verru_Chthon cassette protein D has protein sequence MRTSFSNRRPAAFTLVEMLTVVGIISLLIALVAPTLVDVVRSTRLNSAGEGLVNRLSLAQQSAVSLSAEVEVRFYRYVDSTSDRPSDSLYYAYQVVQTMPDGTEKAISDPYYLESGIVISAQEDLSPLLKTTVQQSESSNGNFLFTPPGTATGDDVSYASLRFYPDGGMRLLSSSVNAGDEAAEVAQAYTIPEFNKSFLILVESKESMNAQVPPNYYCIQIDSYTGRTRVYRP, from the coding sequence ATGAGAACTTCGTTTTCCAATCGCAGGCCGGCAGCCTTTACCCTGGTGGAAATGCTCACTGTCGTGGGCATCATTTCATTGCTGATCGCCCTGGTGGCTCCGACCCTGGTGGATGTGGTGCGTTCCACCCGGCTGAATTCAGCAGGTGAAGGACTGGTGAACCGGCTCAGCCTGGCCCAACAGAGTGCTGTCTCTCTCAGCGCGGAGGTTGAGGTGCGCTTTTACAGGTATGTGGACTCCACCTCTGACCGGCCCAGTGACAGTTTATATTATGCCTACCAGGTGGTGCAGACGATGCCGGATGGAACTGAGAAGGCGATTTCAGATCCTTATTACCTGGAGTCCGGAATCGTTATCTCGGCCCAGGAAGACCTCTCACCTCTGTTAAAGACAACGGTTCAACAGTCTGAATCTTCGAACGGAAACTTTCTTTTTACTCCTCCAGGCACAGCTACGGGAGATGATGTGTCATATGCCTCGCTGCGTTTTTATCCAGATGGCGGCATGAGGCTGCTTTCGTCATCGGTGAATGCGGGGGATGAGGCTGCCGAGGTGGCGCAGGCTTACACGATCCCGGAATTCAACAAGAGCTTCCTGATCCTGGTGGAATCCAAGGAATCAATGAATGCACAGGTGCCGCCGAACTATTATTGCATCCAAATTGACTCCTACACGGGCAGGACGCGCGTTTACAGGCCATGA
- the vccA gene encoding Verru_Chthon cassette protein A, protein MKHIRLFLADARRHQGLALIIVLSMLALATIVILAFLSVADTEHKATNVYAASQSSRRFADTAVNMVIAQIRAGSAREVAGTPVIHATQPGAIRKYAASGDFLAGYKLFSDSDMIFRATGSSPNNQERDFVRNSEPPADWNQGPNLARYVDLNEPVIKGVASGAETNLDQAQIFFPIIDPRAGQDIDPTAQETPVEGFSYEPTTALNGNAIGGVAANQEISPIVKPSQTTAGANIDQLRLAMPVQWLYVLKDGAVGYLNQELEFMVLNNQTGGLGDGPSSTAGASYGVPSEDNPIVGRVAFWTDDETCKVNINTASEPTFAGTPIYYHERDHRWADYPPARSEYQRFPGHPATVAISSVLYPNPLQNDTRSLETYGPNGPISGANLRRALDTKERIYDLMPRIHTGGSVSGTRSFGSDDYAEASGDSALAEAVAIREAMSERLYASVDELLFSQGNDSTRRVLNNAQVSAQVILYNKTTLERASAFLTANSRASEINLFGLPRIAMWPLPRDNNRRTGYDKLIEFCSRVGTQNYIFQREHSRSLPPSVNGATHDISLPRNLALLNMLEKILENPFPTATDRTGTANSFKQKLGSPIGGGASNSQLGTDNTRQLLVSMFDYIRSTNLYDSFLVPQNRNSWPTQQIPNNSQSWENIYQQRENLTAGFKTYTPGFVRDQAGAANPFADRALPGHGQVTPSQHPSWRIGGQNGPSVRGFGRFISLSEIGLHFICTADGQPDMYSWRIPQPKKAVEGEDPPGENDYEIPAWPGSIAAAALPEVFSGGRTALMVDETVIQQFSIKHDVPEGFGERIITNAAAENWRSTGGEGTIKQRYYSNYPPLDSLDPGRYGTVGTDSPENAGKFYLRHPGYKQANWNWSLPFGRPLDPDEKNIQAMLHLEFFCPSVGYTEIHPEFTVVITGQDMSNILVNGEAIFSTNTPIAIRSNQPLYTTDAHPEIGGFASFRNVALGRRVAGRVNMPEDAGYSDSGGSGNVHGGLFNLDLVSTFFRVRNHAGLNFSSRAPIKLRIYDRHVLATTTETPVQEIEIRLPQGTAPSPDLVVAPSYKVFYVNSSGANYNHPAVQAPRWWSFSRDGVLNRGLGNLDDPQLREGFASVRGRFYNWDGFSINSNTQAINSIATGNDKQRLPGSRALIYTKDANTYRDVQLQDVTAMRTDPDLRTGYGPPNGSSPTLDHGASWDRPWHYGSDVVRTLQPAYGDARLIAAKSVVTSESWIPHRNWNKDNEYMAHNFSSYTSATEPGFDRGVPTVQVPTASDNRMRGLPSRVTAGAARSPDAPHGPNEGAGATSKPAYAIIQRYYDFDDSDTGGRVGPFINKVDEGNYSVGDFRPSGWTAAKTWRSTYFRSGGQGARYANAMGNYFTPNRMVPSPVIMGSLPSRIWDANGEGAWTNLLFRPYVQYPTGATGAGSDAAPRHPGQETPPDHYLLDLFWMPTVEPYAISEPLSTAGKINLNYQMMPFTHIRRATALHAAMKGEWMQAMPNADYENSKSVKANWGPQGATPPVFRDESRDNNFWHRSIAVDRFRPESELWWQQNANERVQATLRQFEERFNFGLTGGNLPDGYRGGLFRTASQICEVHLIPNRTGASASGLNVTASDVANYVTRNTAMAQFWGEHCSTGDNTRERPYANLYAKLTTRSNTFKVHVRAQSIRKALRSVAANTFNPEVDEMSAEFRGSFLLERYIDQSDLAGLDYATSNPFSLKALESYYRFRVIESKRFAP, encoded by the coding sequence ATGAAACACATCCGCCTCTTTCTTGCCGACGCCCGCCGTCACCAGGGGTTAGCTTTGATCATCGTGCTTTCGATGCTCGCTCTGGCCACGATCGTCATTCTGGCCTTCCTCAGTGTCGCTGACACGGAGCACAAGGCCACGAATGTTTATGCAGCCTCCCAGTCTTCGCGCCGGTTCGCTGACACGGCGGTGAACATGGTGATCGCCCAGATCCGGGCGGGTTCCGCCCGCGAGGTGGCCGGCACGCCGGTGATCCACGCCACCCAGCCTGGGGCGATTCGTAAATATGCGGCCAGCGGTGACTTTCTGGCTGGCTACAAGCTGTTTTCCGACAGTGACATGATCTTCCGGGCCACGGGCTCTTCGCCCAATAACCAGGAGCGTGATTTTGTGAGGAATTCCGAGCCGCCGGCCGACTGGAACCAGGGGCCGAATCTTGCACGCTATGTGGACCTGAACGAGCCTGTGATCAAAGGGGTGGCCTCTGGTGCCGAAACCAATCTGGACCAGGCGCAAATTTTCTTTCCCATCATTGATCCGCGTGCGGGACAGGACATTGATCCGACAGCCCAGGAAACACCGGTGGAAGGCTTTTCCTATGAGCCGACAACGGCTTTGAACGGCAATGCCATCGGTGGTGTGGCGGCAAACCAGGAGATCTCTCCGATTGTCAAGCCGAGCCAGACGACGGCGGGTGCCAACATTGACCAGCTGCGCCTGGCCATGCCGGTGCAATGGCTGTATGTCCTGAAGGATGGAGCGGTTGGCTACCTGAACCAGGAGTTGGAATTCATGGTGCTTAACAACCAGACTGGAGGCCTGGGAGACGGTCCGTCCTCCACGGCAGGCGCCAGCTATGGCGTGCCATCGGAGGATAACCCGATTGTGGGACGGGTGGCTTTCTGGACGGATGATGAAACCTGCAAGGTGAACATCAACACGGCCTCCGAGCCCACCTTTGCGGGCACGCCGATTTATTATCATGAGCGTGACCACCGCTGGGCTGACTATCCGCCGGCCCGCAGTGAATACCAGCGTTTCCCAGGACATCCGGCCACGGTGGCGATCAGCAGTGTTCTGTATCCAAACCCTCTTCAGAATGATACCCGGAGCCTGGAGACCTACGGCCCCAACGGTCCGATTTCGGGTGCCAATCTGCGACGCGCGCTGGATACCAAAGAGCGCATTTATGACCTGATGCCGCGCATTCACACCGGCGGCAGCGTCAGTGGCACGCGGTCATTCGGGTCGGATGACTATGCAGAAGCTTCCGGGGATTCAGCCCTGGCAGAGGCGGTCGCCATCCGTGAAGCCATGTCTGAGCGGCTTTATGCCAGTGTGGACGAGCTGCTGTTTTCCCAAGGGAATGACAGCACGCGCAGAGTATTGAACAACGCGCAGGTGAGCGCCCAGGTGATCCTGTATAACAAGACCACCCTGGAAAGAGCCTCGGCCTTTTTGACGGCCAACAGCCGTGCCAGTGAAATCAATCTTTTCGGCCTTCCCAGAATCGCCATGTGGCCTCTGCCGAGGGACAACAACCGGCGCACCGGATACGACAAGCTCATTGAGTTTTGTTCGCGGGTGGGCACGCAGAACTATATTTTTCAGCGGGAGCATTCCCGCAGTCTTCCACCAAGCGTCAACGGTGCCACGCATGACATTTCTCTTCCCCGCAACCTGGCACTCCTGAACATGCTGGAAAAGATCCTGGAAAACCCCTTCCCAACAGCGACGGACCGTACAGGAACCGCAAACTCCTTTAAACAAAAGCTGGGCAGCCCGATTGGTGGCGGTGCCAGCAACAGCCAGCTGGGGACGGACAATACACGTCAGCTTCTGGTCTCCATGTTTGACTATATCCGCAGCACCAACCTTTATGACAGCTTTTTGGTCCCTCAAAACCGCAATAGCTGGCCGACTCAACAAATTCCCAATAATTCGCAAAGCTGGGAAAACATTTACCAGCAGCGGGAAAACCTGACGGCCGGCTTTAAAACCTATACCCCTGGTTTTGTGAGAGACCAGGCGGGTGCAGCCAACCCATTTGCAGACCGCGCCCTGCCGGGACACGGTCAGGTGACCCCTTCGCAGCATCCAAGCTGGAGAATCGGAGGCCAGAACGGCCCGTCGGTGAGGGGTTTTGGCAGGTTCATCTCCCTCAGCGAAATCGGTCTGCATTTCATTTGTACGGCGGACGGCCAGCCGGATATGTACAGCTGGCGTATTCCGCAGCCGAAAAAGGCAGTCGAAGGTGAGGACCCTCCCGGGGAGAATGATTATGAGATCCCTGCCTGGCCGGGTTCGATTGCTGCGGCAGCTCTCCCGGAAGTTTTTAGCGGCGGGCGGACAGCGCTCATGGTGGATGAAACCGTGATTCAGCAGTTTTCTATCAAACACGATGTGCCTGAAGGATTCGGGGAAAGAATTATCACCAATGCAGCTGCTGAAAACTGGAGATCCACCGGTGGCGAAGGCACCATCAAACAAAGATATTATTCGAACTATCCTCCTTTGGACAGTCTTGACCCAGGAAGGTATGGCACCGTTGGCACGGACTCGCCTGAAAACGCCGGGAAATTTTATTTAAGGCATCCGGGGTATAAACAGGCGAACTGGAACTGGTCGCTGCCTTTCGGCCGTCCTTTGGATCCAGATGAGAAGAACATCCAGGCCATGTTGCATCTGGAGTTCTTCTGTCCGTCGGTGGGTTACACCGAAATCCATCCTGAATTTACTGTCGTCATCACTGGGCAGGACATGAGTAACATCCTGGTCAATGGCGAGGCTATTTTCTCGACCAACACGCCCATCGCCATTCGCAGCAACCAGCCGCTTTACACCACGGATGCGCATCCGGAAATTGGCGGATTTGCCAGCTTCAGGAATGTGGCGCTGGGGCGCCGGGTGGCAGGCCGTGTGAACATGCCTGAGGATGCGGGATACTCTGATTCCGGCGGCTCAGGAAACGTTCATGGGGGTTTGTTCAACCTGGATCTGGTTTCCACATTCTTCAGGGTGAGAAATCATGCAGGGCTGAACTTCAGCTCGCGGGCACCTATCAAGCTGAGAATTTATGACCGCCATGTCCTGGCCACAACCACTGAAACTCCCGTCCAGGAGATTGAAATCCGCTTGCCGCAAGGTACTGCGCCTTCGCCGGATCTCGTCGTGGCACCTTCTTACAAAGTATTTTATGTAAATTCCAGCGGGGCCAACTATAACCACCCGGCGGTGCAGGCCCCGCGGTGGTGGAGCTTCAGCCGTGACGGGGTGCTGAACCGCGGTCTGGGCAATCTGGATGATCCCCAACTTCGGGAAGGCTTTGCTTCTGTCCGCGGACGTTTTTATAACTGGGACGGTTTTTCGATTAACAGTAACACGCAAGCCATTAACTCAATTGCTACGGGTAACGACAAGCAGCGCCTGCCAGGTTCCCGCGCTCTCATCTACACGAAAGATGCCAATACATACAGAGATGTGCAGTTGCAGGATGTGACCGCCATGCGCACTGATCCGGACCTGCGAACCGGCTATGGTCCGCCCAATGGCAGCTCCCCGACATTGGACCACGGAGCAAGCTGGGACCGTCCGTGGCATTATGGCTCTGACGTGGTGCGCACCCTTCAGCCCGCCTATGGGGACGCCAGGCTGATCGCCGCCAAGAGCGTGGTAACCAGTGAGAGCTGGATCCCCCACCGCAACTGGAACAAAGATAATGAATACATGGCGCATAACTTCTCTTCTTATACTTCCGCGACTGAGCCAGGATTTGACCGGGGAGTGCCGACTGTTCAGGTGCCGACGGCTTCAGACAACCGGATGAGGGGCCTGCCTTCCAGGGTCACTGCCGGTGCGGCCCGCAGCCCGGATGCGCCGCATGGTCCAAACGAAGGGGCGGGTGCCACATCCAAACCCGCGTATGCCATCATCCAGCGGTATTATGATTTTGACGACTCCGATACGGGCGGAAGGGTGGGGCCGTTCATCAACAAGGTGGATGAAGGAAACTATTCCGTCGGTGATTTCAGACCCTCTGGCTGGACTGCTGCCAAGACATGGCGTTCAACTTATTTCCGGTCCGGCGGCCAGGGAGCCCGTTATGCCAATGCCATGGGGAATTACTTTACCCCAAACCGCATGGTGCCGTCCCCTGTTATCATGGGGTCTCTGCCGTCGCGAATTTGGGATGCCAATGGAGAGGGTGCCTGGACCAACCTGCTGTTCCGTCCTTATGTGCAGTATCCGACCGGGGCAACGGGTGCGGGATCGGATGCGGCACCACGCCATCCGGGCCAGGAAACTCCGCCGGATCATTATCTGCTGGATCTGTTCTGGATGCCAACGGTGGAGCCGTATGCCATCAGCGAGCCGCTCTCCACAGCTGGCAAGATCAATTTGAACTATCAGATGATGCCGTTCACGCACATCCGCCGGGCCACGGCCCTGCACGCCGCCATGAAGGGGGAATGGATGCAGGCGATGCCCAATGCAGATTATGAGAATTCTAAAAGCGTGAAGGCTAACTGGGGCCCTCAGGGTGCCACACCGCCTGTCTTCAGGGACGAATCCCGGGACAACAACTTCTGGCACCGGTCCATCGCGGTGGACCGTTTCCGCCCGGAGTCGGAACTGTGGTGGCAGCAGAATGCGAACGAGCGCGTGCAGGCCACGTTGCGCCAGTTTGAGGAGCGTTTTAACTTTGGTCTGACCGGAGGCAATCTTCCCGATGGCTATCGCGGCGGTCTTTTCCGCACGGCCTCGCAGATCTGCGAGGTGCACCTGATCCCGAACCGCACGGGAGCCAGCGCTTCCGGGCTCAATGTGACAGCCTCGGACGTGGCCAATTATGTGACCAGGAACACTGCCATGGCGCAATTCTGGGGTGAGCATTGCTCGACCGGGGACAACACCCGTGAAAGGCCGTATGCGAACCTTTATGCGAAGCTGACGACCCGTTCCAATACCTTCAAAGTGCATGTCCGGGCCCAGAGCATCCGCAAGGCGCTGCGCTCCGTGGCAGCCAACACCTTTAATCCTGAAGTGGATGAAATGAGTGCGGAGTTCCGCGGGTCGTTTCTGCTGGAGCGCTACATTGACCAGTCTGACCTGGCCGGTCTGGACTACGCAACTTCGAATCCTTTCAGTCTGAAGGCTTTGGAGAGCTACTACCGCTTCCGGGTCATTGAATCCAAACGCTTCGCTCCTTGA
- the vccC gene encoding Verru_Chthon cassette protein C → MSPRHSIFRKPGARSRAAFTLVEVLVSMTVLLILLLISAQVIGTVQSTWTASNARVSQFREARTAFDIITRNLSQATLNTYIDYDQSYLQDSDSTDATATSAPSKYIRKSDLRFVSGPAVGGGTPLLTQGGSAAESPGHAVFFQAPLGVSHDPAFVGLDRLLCGRGYFVQYTSDEFFRPEVLPAGLPRFRYRLMEFSPPAEQNLVYDSASNDKWFSQAGVPVQGTETPVNHGLTRPIADNIIALIIAPMLETDAAVAGNGTTNSSDAYRAVFNYDSAINDGTPTAGGQGNQHRLPPLVKVVLVAIDERTADRLGQISDPSTPPFGTEISSALSNDTAAQNLNQTMEDIAKTLNERNVNFRIFSSTVAIRGAKWSN, encoded by the coding sequence ATGAGCCCTCGACATTCCATTTTTAGAAAGCCTGGTGCACGCAGCCGGGCGGCTTTCACCCTGGTGGAAGTTCTCGTCTCGATGACGGTGCTGCTTATCCTGCTGCTTATCAGTGCGCAGGTGATCGGCACGGTGCAGAGCACATGGACGGCCTCCAACGCCCGTGTGAGCCAGTTTCGTGAAGCCCGCACGGCTTTTGACATCATCACGCGCAACCTGAGCCAGGCGACGCTGAACACTTACATTGACTATGACCAGAGCTATTTGCAGGACTCTGACTCGACGGATGCGACGGCCACCAGTGCTCCGAGCAAGTACATCCGCAAGTCCGATCTGCGTTTTGTCAGCGGTCCGGCGGTCGGCGGGGGAACTCCGCTGCTGACCCAGGGCGGCAGTGCGGCGGAATCCCCGGGACATGCGGTATTTTTTCAGGCACCCCTGGGCGTTTCCCATGACCCCGCGTTTGTCGGCCTGGACCGTTTGCTGTGCGGACGCGGCTATTTTGTGCAATACACTTCTGACGAATTCTTCCGGCCGGAAGTGCTGCCGGCGGGGTTGCCGCGCTTCCGTTACCGCCTGATGGAGTTTTCACCTCCGGCAGAGCAGAACCTGGTGTATGACAGCGCGAGCAACGACAAATGGTTTTCCCAGGCGGGGGTGCCTGTGCAAGGGACGGAAACGCCCGTCAATCACGGGCTGACCCGGCCCATCGCCGATAACATCATTGCGCTGATCATCGCTCCTATGCTGGAGACGGATGCGGCAGTGGCAGGCAATGGGACGACGAACTCCAGCGATGCGTATCGCGCCGTTTTCAACTATGATTCAGCCATCAATGACGGCACGCCGACTGCGGGCGGGCAGGGGAACCAGCACCGGCTGCCACCCTTGGTGAAGGTGGTGCTGGTGGCCATTGATGAACGGACTGCCGACCGTCTGGGCCAGATCAGTGATCCGAGCACGCCACCTTTTGGCACCGAAATCTCCTCCGCTCTCAGCAATGACACGGCTGCTCAGAACCTCAATCAAACGATGGAGGACATCGCCAAGACGCTCAATGAGCGCAATGTTAACTTCCGCATATTCTCATCTACCGTGGCCATCCGGGGCGCCAAGTGGAGCAACTAG